One window from the genome of Chroococcidiopsis sp. TS-821 encodes:
- the murF gene encoding UDP-N-acetylmuramoyl-tripeptide--D-alanyl-D-alanine ligase: MPCCGTLNQLTQVLAAKPVLPNTEVNAQFIGINTDTRTIKPGEIFVALRGEKFDGHNFVSVAIEKGAIAAIVDSDFQSPTESIPFLQVENTLTAYQQIAHWWRQQFSIPVIAITGSVGKTTTKELIAAVLATQGSVLKTQANYNNEIGVPKTLLELGSEHDYAVVEMAMRAKGEIALLTQIACPTIGVITNVGTAHIERLGSEQAIAEAKCELLAEMANSAVAILNHDNSRLMKTAATVWQGQTVTYGLEGGDICGEIIDARIIVNGREFTLPLPGRHNAANFLAALAVAQVLQIDWSCLTKGLVVDMPSGRSQRYELPNDVIILDESYNAAPEAMKAALHLLAETPGRRRIAVLGAMKELGERSRQLHQEVGNLVAQLKIDLLMVFIDGEDAQAIAQNATGVSVECFSSHEGIIERLREIATEGDRILFKAAHSIGLDRVVNQFRADFT, from the coding sequence ATGCCTTGTTGTGGTACTTTAAATCAATTGACTCAAGTTTTAGCCGCTAAACCGGTTTTACCCAATACTGAGGTCAACGCGCAGTTTATAGGTATTAATACAGATACCCGCACTATAAAACCAGGCGAAATTTTCGTCGCTCTACGCGGAGAGAAATTCGACGGTCATAATTTTGTATCCGTAGCAATAGAAAAAGGAGCGATCGCGGCGATCGTTGATTCTGACTTTCAATCACCAACTGAATCAATACCGTTTCTACAAGTAGAAAATACTTTAACAGCTTACCAACAAATTGCGCATTGGTGGCGTCAGCAATTTTCTATTCCGGTGATTGCAATTACAGGTTCGGTTGGCAAGACAACAACCAAGGAACTCATTGCCGCCGTTTTAGCCACACAAGGCTCTGTTCTCAAAACTCAAGCAAATTATAACAACGAAATTGGTGTTCCAAAAACTTTATTAGAACTTGGTTCAGAACACGATTACGCAGTCGTTGAAATGGCAATGCGGGCAAAAGGTGAAATTGCTCTACTAACGCAAATAGCTTGTCCGACAATTGGGGTGATTACAAACGTGGGAACTGCCCACATTGAAAGATTAGGCTCAGAACAAGCGATCGCAGAAGCCAAGTGCGAATTGTTAGCGGAAATGGCAAATTCTGCGGTAGCAATTCTCAATCACGATAACTCTCGTCTTATGAAAACTGCGGCAACGGTTTGGCAAGGTCAAACTGTTACTTACGGCTTAGAAGGCGGAGATATTTGTGGAGAAATTATCGACGCTCGTATCATTGTTAATGGCAGAGAATTCACTTTACCGCTACCAGGACGACACAATGCGGCTAATTTTCTGGCAGCTTTGGCAGTTGCTCAGGTTTTACAAATCGATTGGTCATGCTTAACTAAGGGTTTAGTAGTCGATATGCCGAGTGGGCGATCGCAGCGTTATGAATTACCAAACGATGTGATAATCTTAGACGAGAGTTATAATGCTGCACCAGAAGCAATGAAAGCAGCGTTACATTTACTTGCAGAAACACCAGGAAGGCGACGAATTGCTGTGTTGGGTGCAATGAAAGAATTGGGAGAGCGATCGCGGCAGTTGCACCAAGAAGTAGGAAACTTAGTCGCTCAACTCAAGATTGATTTATTGATGGTTTTCATTGACGGTGAAGATGCACAAGCGATTGCCCAAAATGCCACAGGTGTTTCGGTAGAATGTTTTTCTAGCCACGAAGGTATCATTGAACGGTTGCGAGAGATTGCTACAGAAGGCGATCGAATCCTTTTTAAAGCTGCACATTCGATAGGTTTAGACCGAGTTGTTAATCAATTTCGCGCTGATTTTACTTAG
- the lnt gene encoding apolipoprotein N-acyltransferase, with protein MPIVKTKLSKQHQRWTLATFGFPALASGIFMGLTVAPVEAWFLAWIALVPLWVIVASSTTRKTKLLSALLWGIGYHGVALSWITGVHPMTWMGVPWLASIAIALFCWTAITLWGAVLVTIWAACMTAFSRGVGTFTRVLIGVALWCGLESLWSLGPLYWSSLSYTQSPHNLIILHLGQISGALTVTAAIVAINGLLAEAWMRYQRSGIGGQGSALFASSCLLFVVLHLVGFGLYSRPLVQPPETALRVGIIQGNIPNTIKLYPEGLRRAIAGYTEGYITLAEQGVEAVLTPEGALPFMWSEVLQTSIYSAVKEKGVTAWIGAFGEQGQNYTNSLFTLTGDGTVFSRYDKVKLVPIGEYIPFEQVLGRIVRRLSPLEAKQVAGAPDQVFDTPFGRAIAVICYSSAFPEQLRYQAAAGGQFILSAANNAHYSPSMPAQHHAQDTMRAIETDRWAVRATNTGYSGIVDPRGRTVWISGINTYELHADTIYRRTTQTLYVRWGDWLTPLLLGLAVISKLTSLPISQK; from the coding sequence ATGCCGATTGTCAAAACAAAATTGAGTAAACAACACCAGAGGTGGACATTAGCCACCTTTGGTTTTCCTGCTTTAGCCAGTGGTATTTTCATGGGGTTAACCGTCGCCCCTGTCGAAGCATGGTTTTTAGCATGGATTGCCTTAGTTCCCTTGTGGGTAATCGTGGCATCTTCCACAACGCGAAAAACCAAATTACTCTCAGCTTTACTGTGGGGAATCGGGTATCACGGTGTCGCTTTATCTTGGATTACCGGCGTTCACCCGATGACGTGGATGGGAGTACCTTGGCTTGCTAGTATTGCGATCGCGCTATTTTGTTGGACTGCAATTACGCTGTGGGGCGCAGTTTTAGTGACCATTTGGGCTGCGTGTATGACAGCGTTTAGTCGAGGTGTGGGAACATTCACCCGCGTTCTCATTGGTGTTGCGTTGTGGTGTGGTTTAGAAAGTTTATGGAGCTTAGGACCTTTATACTGGTCTTCGCTTTCTTACACTCAAAGTCCGCACAACTTAATTATTCTTCATCTCGGTCAAATTTCTGGTGCTCTCACTGTCACAGCTGCGATTGTTGCGATTAATGGCTTACTCGCCGAAGCGTGGATGAGATACCAAAGGTCAGGAATTGGGGGTCAGGGATCAGCGCTCTTTGCTAGCAGTTGTTTACTCTTTGTAGTGTTGCATCTCGTTGGTTTTGGTTTGTACAGTCGTCCGTTGGTACAGCCTCCAGAGACTGCTTTAAGAGTAGGAATTATCCAAGGTAATATTCCCAACACAATCAAACTTTATCCTGAAGGCTTGCGAAGGGCGATCGCAGGTTACACCGAAGGTTACATTACGCTAGCCGAACAAGGAGTTGAAGCAGTTTTAACACCCGAAGGTGCTTTACCTTTTATGTGGAGTGAAGTACTGCAAACTTCTATCTACTCAGCTGTCAAAGAAAAAGGCGTCACTGCTTGGATCGGTGCATTTGGCGAACAAGGACAAAATTATACAAACAGCTTATTTACTCTTACTGGTGACGGCACAGTTTTCAGTCGTTACGACAAAGTGAAATTAGTACCAATTGGCGAATATATTCCATTTGAACAAGTTTTAGGTAGAATTGTTCGGCGGTTATCGCCACTAGAAGCAAAGCAGGTAGCAGGTGCGCCAGATCAAGTCTTTGATACCCCGTTTGGACGCGCGATCGCGGTTATCTGTTACAGTTCGGCGTTTCCAGAACAATTACGTTACCAAGCCGCAGCCGGCGGACAATTTATCCTCAGTGCTGCAAACAATGCGCACTACAGCCCTTCAATGCCCGCACAACACCATGCTCAAGATACCATGCGCGCCATCGAAACCGATCGGTGGGCAGTACGCGCAACCAACACAGGCTACTCAGGTATCGTCGATCCTCGCGGTAGAACAGTGTGGATATCTGGCATAAATACTTACGAACTACACGCAGACACAATTTATCGACGTACCACACAAACTTTGTACGTCCGCTGGGGAGATTGGCTGACACCTTTACTACTAGGATTAGCTGTAATATCTAAATTAACTTCTCTGCCAATCAGCCAAAAATAA
- a CDS encoding N-acetyltransferase, translating into MRIINLNGAGRDVLEQVAILLVDSFKEHWTTFDSAFQEVQESLTSDRISRVAVDKNGIVLGWIGGISQYSGNVWELHPLVVRSEFRHQGIGSALVLDLENKVRERGGLTLWLGTDDEDNMTSLSDINLYPNVWKHIANIKNLRGHPYEFYQKLGFVIVGVMPDANGVGKPDIYMAKSLRN; encoded by the coding sequence ATGCGAATTATTAACTTAAATGGTGCTGGTCGAGATGTATTAGAGCAAGTAGCAATTTTATTAGTTGATTCTTTTAAAGAACATTGGACAACCTTTGATAGCGCTTTTCAAGAAGTTCAAGAATCATTAACATCAGATAGAATTAGTCGTGTTGCAGTAGATAAAAACGGTATAGTTTTAGGCTGGATTGGTGGAATAAGTCAATACAGTGGTAATGTTTGGGAACTACACCCTTTAGTTGTTCGTAGCGAGTTTCGTCATCAAGGAATTGGTAGCGCACTTGTTTTAGACTTAGAAAATAAAGTAAGGGAACGGGGTGGTTTAACACTTTGGTTAGGTACAGATGACGAAGATAACATGACGTCACTATCAGACATTAATCTGTATCCTAATGTGTGGAAACACATTGCTAATATCAAAAATTTACGCGGTCATCCTTACGAATTTTATCAAAAGTTAGGATTTGTCATTGTCGGAGTTATGCCCGATGCAAATGGTGTAGGGAAACCCGATATTTATATGGCAAAAAGTTTAAGAAATTAA
- a CDS encoding rhodanese-like domain-containing protein, which produces MNNPLGGIIPDQPPIDSQSNVHELKSRLEWGEPAFTILDIRDRNTYNDGHIMGAMSMPMEELVERAESSLAKSRDVYVYGETDEQTAQAAQQLRAAGFEHISELKGGLPAWKAVGGPTEGIVESRTPAGADDYNVVSRMQNQAETQQK; this is translated from the coding sequence ATGAACAATCCTTTAGGCGGTATTATCCCAGATCAGCCACCTATTGACTCGCAGTCTAACGTCCACGAACTGAAGTCGCGTCTAGAATGGGGCGAGCCAGCATTTACTATTTTAGACATACGCGATCGCAATACCTATAACGACGGTCATATTATGGGTGCGATGTCCATGCCGATGGAAGAATTAGTAGAGCGTGCTGAAAGCTCACTCGCTAAGAGCCGTGACGTATATGTTTACGGCGAAACTGACGAACAAACAGCGCAAGCAGCACAGCAACTACGCGCTGCTGGGTTTGAGCATATCTCAGAACTCAAAGGTGGACTACCCGCATGGAAAGCTGTAGGCGGTCCTACTGAAGGTATTGTAGAGTCTAGAACTCCAGCCGGGGCAGATGATTATAATGTTGTTTCGCGTATGCAAAATCAAGCAGAAACTCAACAGAAGTAA
- the gyrA gene encoding DNA topoisomerase (ATP-hydrolyzing) subunit A — MTSSQDRIIPTDLRNEMSRSYLEYAMSVIVGRALPDARDGLKPVHRRILYAMHELGLTSDRPFRKCARVVGEVLGKYHPHGDGSVYDALVRMAQDFSMRLPLIDGHGNFGSVDNDPPAAMRYTECRLQAFTGDALLRDIESETVDFIDNFDGSQQEPIVLPARVPQLLLNGASGIAVGMATNIPPHNLGELIDGLVALIRNPEITDNQLMQYIPGPDFPTGGQVLGTGGIREAYTTGRGSITMRGVANIETIEQRGRPEREAIVITELPYQTNKAALIERIAEMVNEKRLEGIADIRDESDRDGMRIVIELKNNAYPRVVLNNLYKQTPLQANFGANMLALVNGEPQLLTIKQFLNVFLDFRIDAISRRTRYELRKAEERDHLLQGLLIALANLDRIIELIRHAADAPTARHELIESYGLSDAQADAILQMQLRRLTALEAEKIRQEHEELQLQIADLRDILARRERVLEIIENEVTQIKATHATPRRTVIEPDEGEIGDTDLIANEKALILVTEQGYIKRMPIDAFEAQSRATRGKAATRMKEDDGIEHFLTCCDHDSVLFFSDRGVVYCLKAYQIPIGSRTSRGTPIVQMLPIPKDEKITSVVPVNEFSSDEYLVMLTRGGYIKKTELSAFSNIRANGLIAISLEEGDQLRWVRRARVEDSIIIGSRYGMAIHFRTDHEQLRPLGRATRGVKAMKLREGDELIGMDILPSSVLANLNGSVTADTEAEDEDETEENSELLENGTQGPWVLIVTMGGYGKRVPVTQFKLYNRATKGKIATKFKSRKGFKDQLAALRIVNEDDELMMVTSRGIIIRQAVKAISPQSRSATGVRVQRLDEDDAIAAVALVPPDVSDATETEN; from the coding sequence ATGACAAGCTCTCAGGATAGGATTATCCCGACTGATCTGCGTAATGAGATGTCGCGGTCTTACCTAGAATATGCGATGAGCGTTATTGTAGGTCGAGCACTGCCAGATGCCAGGGATGGTCTGAAACCTGTGCATCGTCGCATCCTCTATGCAATGCATGAATTGGGCTTAACGTCGGATCGCCCTTTTCGGAAATGTGCCCGTGTCGTTGGGGAAGTTTTAGGAAAATATCACCCGCATGGTGATGGTTCGGTGTATGACGCACTTGTGCGTATGGCGCAGGATTTTTCCATGCGACTGCCATTGATTGATGGACATGGAAATTTTGGTTCAGTAGATAACGATCCACCAGCAGCAATGCGATACACCGAATGTCGCTTGCAAGCCTTTACAGGTGATGCTCTGCTACGAGATATTGAATCAGAAACAGTAGATTTTATCGATAATTTTGATGGTTCGCAGCAAGAACCGATAGTTTTACCAGCACGCGTTCCGCAACTTCTTCTGAATGGGGCTTCTGGAATTGCCGTTGGGATGGCGACGAATATTCCGCCGCACAATTTAGGTGAGTTAATCGATGGATTAGTTGCGTTAATTCGCAATCCAGAAATTACAGACAATCAATTAATGCAGTATATTCCTGGTCCTGATTTTCCTACAGGAGGACAGGTATTAGGAACAGGAGGTATTCGCGAAGCTTATACAACTGGGCGCGGTTCAATTACCATGCGTGGTGTAGCGAACATTGAAACTATCGAACAACGCGGACGCCCCGAACGCGAAGCCATTGTGATTACTGAACTGCCGTATCAAACGAATAAAGCCGCGTTAATCGAACGTATCGCGGAAATGGTGAACGAAAAGCGGCTAGAAGGCATAGCAGATATTCGCGATGAAAGCGATCGCGACGGTATGCGGATAGTCATTGAACTGAAAAACAATGCTTATCCGCGCGTTGTTCTCAATAACTTGTACAAGCAAACGCCTTTACAAGCGAACTTTGGAGCCAATATGTTGGCTCTAGTCAATGGCGAACCGCAACTACTCACAATTAAACAATTTCTCAATGTCTTCTTAGACTTCCGCATCGATGCCATTAGCCGGAGAACGCGCTATGAATTGCGCAAAGCAGAGGAACGCGATCATCTGTTGCAAGGATTATTGATTGCCTTAGCAAACTTAGACCGAATTATTGAACTGATTCGTCATGCAGCTGATGCACCGACAGCGCGTCACGAACTCATTGAAAGTTATGGTTTATCAGACGCCCAAGCAGATGCCATCTTGCAAATGCAGTTGCGGCGACTCACAGCGCTAGAAGCTGAAAAAATTCGCCAAGAACACGAAGAACTACAGCTACAGATTGCCGATTTGCGTGACATCTTAGCACGGCGCGAACGTGTCTTGGAAATTATTGAAAATGAAGTCACGCAGATTAAAGCAACGCATGCAACACCGCGGCGAACAGTGATTGAACCAGATGAGGGCGAAATTGGCGATACGGACTTAATTGCCAACGAGAAAGCTTTAATTCTGGTGACAGAACAAGGTTACATCAAACGAATGCCCATCGATGCTTTTGAGGCACAAAGTCGGGCTACTCGCGGAAAAGCCGCAACGCGGATGAAAGAAGACGACGGAATTGAGCATTTCTTAACGTGCTGCGACCACGATAGTGTTTTATTCTTTAGCGATCGCGGTGTTGTCTATTGCCTCAAAGCTTATCAAATTCCGATCGGTTCGCGCACAAGTCGGGGTACGCCGATAGTGCAGATGCTACCGATTCCCAAAGATGAAAAAATTACCTCGGTAGTTCCAGTTAACGAATTTAGTAGTGACGAATACCTCGTCATGCTGACACGCGGAGGCTACATCAAAAAAACTGAACTCAGCGCCTTTAGCAACATTCGAGCAAACGGCTTAATTGCCATTTCCTTAGAGGAAGGCGATCAGCTGCGTTGGGTACGACGCGCTCGTGTCGAAGATAGTATTATCATCGGTTCGCGCTATGGTATGGCAATTCATTTTAGAACCGACCACGAACAATTACGTCCTCTCGGTCGAGCAACACGTGGCGTCAAAGCAATGAAACTGCGCGAGGGAGATGAACTGATCGGTATGGATATTCTTCCTAGTTCAGTATTAGCAAACCTCAATGGCAGCGTTACCGCAGATACTGAAGCAGAAGATGAAGATGAAACCGAAGAAAACTCTGAATTGCTCGAAAACGGGACTCAAGGACCGTGGGTACTAATTGTAACGATGGGCGGTTACGGTAAGCGCGTACCTGTCACGCAGTTTAAATTATATAATCGGGCAACTAAAGGCAAGATTGCAACCAAGTTCAAATCACGCAAAGGCTTCAAAGACCAACTTGCAGCGTTGCGAATTGTCAATGAAGATGATGAGTTAATGATGGTGACAAGTCGCGGAATCATCATTCGTCAAGCTGTTAAAGCTATATCGCCGCAGTCGCGTTCGGCTACTGGCGTCCGCGTGCAACGTTTAGATGAAGATGATGCGATCGCAGCTGTTGCTTTAGTTCCACCTGATGTTAGCGATGCAACTGAGACAGAAAATTAA
- a CDS encoding histone deacetylase produces MLPIIYSDEFLEHKTGRFHPETPGRLSAIATALKQADFAHKLEWRSPTPVAESPALTLVEQIHASEYINLVRYIASTGGGYLEPDTPVSPRSYDVALLAVSAWLDGVNSVLVTQNPAFVLTRPPGHHAQSDRGMGFCLFSNAAIAAHYALEQPNINRVAILDWDVHHGNGTQAIVENHPQIAFCSLHQSPCYPGTGHASEQGKFNNVLNLPVSPGSTMETYQLLFEAKVMPFLSSFQPDLLIVSAGYDANAADPLAEIALQPQDYGKFTEYCLQITRRVVFGLEGGYDFSALSQSVVATLEKCLVYV; encoded by the coding sequence ATGCTGCCAATCATTTATTCTGACGAGTTTCTCGAACACAAAACCGGACGATTCCATCCAGAAACACCAGGACGTTTAAGCGCGATCGCAACTGCTCTCAAACAAGCTGATTTTGCCCACAAATTAGAATGGCGGTCGCCAACTCCAGTAGCAGAATCACCAGCATTAACGCTTGTCGAGCAAATTCACGCGTCAGAATACATAAACCTCGTTCGCTATATAGCTAGTACTGGTGGCGGTTATCTAGAACCAGACACGCCCGTTTCACCCCGCAGCTACGACGTGGCATTATTAGCAGTCAGCGCATGGCTAGACGGCGTTAACAGCGTTTTAGTAACTCAAAACCCAGCTTTTGTGCTGACACGTCCTCCAGGACATCATGCCCAAAGCGATCGCGGTATGGGATTTTGTTTATTTTCAAATGCAGCGATCGCCGCACATTACGCGCTAGAACAACCTAATATCAACCGCGTCGCTATTCTCGATTGGGACGTGCATCACGGTAATGGAACTCAAGCGATCGTTGAAAACCATCCTCAAATCGCTTTTTGCTCGCTGCATCAATCTCCCTGTTATCCTGGTACAGGACACGCATCTGAGCAAGGTAAATTCAATAATGTTTTAAATTTACCCGTGTCGCCTGGTAGTACCATGGAAACCTATCAACTTTTGTTTGAAGCAAAGGTGATGCCATTTTTATCTAGCTTTCAACCCGACCTGCTGATTGTTAGTGCGGGATACGATGCAAATGCGGCTGATCCCCTAGCAGAGATTGCATTACAACCTCAAGATTACGGCAAATTTACAGAATACTGTTTACAGATAACCCGTAGAGTTGTTTTTGGTTTAGAGGGTGGTTATGATTTTTCTGCGCTTTCGCAATCAGTTGTCGCTACGTTAGAAAAGTGCTTGGTTTACGTTTAA
- a CDS encoding alpha/beta fold hydrolase, which translates to MFPAFLPSQVQLLKEDAAIVLAQSIERKSIVTPLSPQAIATAYVRQGTGKPILLLHGFDSSVLEFRYLLPLLAKNYETWGIDLLGFGFTERIRGIDYNPASIKAHLYSFWKLIDRPLILIGASMGGATAIDFALDYPQAVEKLVLINSVGFSGDFPIGKFLFAPFDYLAVEYWRQRKLQALFWDRFNSSQLVDAIRCASLHLDMPYWYEAMLSFMKSGGYNHLVDKISKINIPTLILWGDRDDTLSVNDAMKFQRAIANSRLIWLKNCGHVPQLEQPKMLACCIQEFLN; encoded by the coding sequence ATGTTTCCCGCCTTTTTACCATCTCAAGTACAGTTGCTTAAGGAAGATGCGGCAATTGTTTTAGCCCAAAGTATTGAGCGTAAGTCGATTGTAACTCCGTTGAGTCCACAGGCGATCGCAACAGCTTATGTACGTCAAGGTACGGGTAAGCCTATTTTACTTTTGCATGGATTTGATAGTTCAGTACTAGAATTTCGCTATCTTTTACCGTTACTGGCTAAAAACTATGAAACTTGGGGGATTGATTTACTGGGATTTGGTTTTACTGAGAGAATTAGAGGAATTGATTATAATCCAGCCTCAATCAAAGCCCACCTTTATAGCTTTTGGAAATTGATTGATCGACCATTAATACTGATTGGTGCTTCGATGGGAGGCGCTACAGCTATTGATTTCGCGCTTGATTATCCGCAAGCGGTTGAAAAGTTAGTATTAATTAATAGCGTAGGCTTTAGCGGTGATTTTCCAATTGGTAAATTCTTATTCGCACCTTTTGATTATTTAGCAGTGGAGTATTGGCGACAGCGTAAACTTCAAGCCCTATTTTGGGATCGCTTTAATTCCTCACAATTAGTTGATGCTATCCGATGTGCATCGTTACATTTGGATATGCCTTATTGGTATGAGGCAATGTTGAGTTTTATGAAAAGTGGTGGGTACAATCATTTAGTAGATAAAATTTCTAAAATTAATATACCAACACTGATTTTATGGGGCGATCGCGATGATACTTTGAGTGTGAATGATGCAATGAAATTTCAACGGGCAATCGCAAATTCTCGGTTGATTTGGTTAAAAAATTGCGGTCACGTACCACAATTAGAGCAGCCGAAAATGTTAGCTTGTTGTATTCAAGAGTTTTTGAATTAG
- the mutL gene encoding DNA mismatch repair endonuclease MutL, producing MLSSIYTLPEEVINLIAAGEVIDSIAAVVRELVENSLDAGATRIVVALWTQQWRVRVADNGCGMKLTDLRQAATAHSTSKIRSCDDLWKITSLGFRGEALHSLTQLANLEIMSRPALTSEGWYVRYDAGGKVLEAATAAIAPGTVVTVSDLFGNLPNYREGLPAIAQQMKAVQSTIQQIALCHPHVTWQVWQDDREWFNISAGKTSQQLLPQMLRQVRVGDLQELTVEVPNPDTSPTATRAFLNLVLGLPDRCHRHRPDWVRVAVNGRRVKLPELEQTIITATARTLPRDRYPICFLHLQVAPNHVNWNRHPAKAEIYLHHLEYWQEKVTQAIEQALRIHPETIPESLHNSRVSKLIKAAEATSGYHYNRQIQNTKVESHNSCPPTYILKAVAQVNNTYIVAEHPGGLWLVEQHIAHERVLYEQLVDNWQLVALEPSVILNALSPAQRSQLERIGIEIEPFGEQMWAIRNIPAMLQARDDCADALLELSLGGDLQTAQVAVACRSAIRNGTELTLEEMQTLLNQWQRTRNPRTCPHGRPIYLSLEESALSRFFRRHWVIGKSHGI from the coding sequence ATGTTATCCAGTATTTATACTTTACCAGAAGAAGTTATTAATTTAATTGCTGCGGGAGAAGTCATAGACTCGATAGCAGCGGTTGTTCGCGAATTAGTAGAGAATTCTCTCGATGCTGGTGCAACGCGGATTGTTGTAGCTTTGTGGACACAGCAATGGCGCGTACGAGTTGCAGATAATGGTTGTGGAATGAAACTGACAGATTTACGGCAAGCCGCAACAGCACACAGTACAAGTAAAATTCGCAGCTGTGACGATTTGTGGAAGATTACTAGCTTAGGGTTTCGCGGTGAAGCGCTACACAGCCTAACGCAATTAGCAAACCTAGAAATTATGAGCCGTCCAGCCCTAACTAGTGAAGGATGGTACGTCCGCTACGATGCGGGAGGAAAAGTCTTAGAAGCAGCAACAGCGGCGATCGCGCCTGGTACAGTTGTTACCGTATCAGACTTATTCGGCAATTTACCCAACTACCGCGAAGGATTACCTGCGATCGCACAGCAGATGAAAGCGGTGCAAAGTACAATTCAGCAGATTGCTTTGTGTCACCCGCACGTGACTTGGCAAGTTTGGCAAGACGATCGCGAGTGGTTCAACATCAGTGCTGGCAAAACCTCTCAACAATTATTACCGCAAATGCTTCGTCAAGTGCGTGTCGGTGATTTACAAGAATTGACAGTCGAAGTTCCCAACCCAGATACTTCACCTACTGCAACACGCGCTTTTCTCAACTTAGTTTTAGGCTTACCCGATCGCTGTCATCGCCATCGTCCCGATTGGGTGAGAGTTGCTGTCAACGGACGTAGAGTAAAATTACCAGAACTTGAGCAAACCATAATAACTGCAACAGCAAGAACATTACCGCGCGATCGCTATCCGATATGTTTCTTGCATCTTCAAGTTGCGCCTAATCATGTCAATTGGAACCGCCACCCTGCAAAAGCAGAAATTTATCTGCATCATTTAGAGTATTGGCAAGAAAAAGTTACACAAGCTATTGAACAAGCGTTACGCATTCATCCTGAAACGATTCCTGAATCTTTACATAACTCACGAGTGAGTAAATTAATTAAAGCTGCTGAAGCTACTAGTGGTTACCACTATAACCGCCAAATTCAAAACACTAAAGTAGAATCTCATAATAGCTGTCCTCCTACTTACATCCTCAAAGCTGTTGCACAAGTCAACAATACCTATATCGTGGCAGAACATCCGGGAGGATTGTGGTTAGTCGAACAGCATATTGCACACGAACGTGTTTTGTACGAACAATTAGTCGATAATTGGCAACTTGTGGCATTAGAGCCGTCAGTGATTTTAAATGCTCTTTCGCCAGCACAGCGATCGCAACTCGAACGGATTGGGATAGAAATTGAGCCTTTTGGCGAACAAATGTGGGCAATTCGTAATATTCCAGCGATGTTACAAGCACGCGATGATTGTGCTGATGCATTATTAGAACTTAGCTTAGGTGGAGATTTACAAACGGCACAAGTAGCCGTTGCTTGTCGTAGTGCAATTCGCAATGGTACAGAGTTAACTTTAGAAGAAATGCAGACGCTTTTAAACCAATGGCAACGCACGCGTAACCCGAGAACTTGTCCGCACGGACGTCCTATCTATTTATCTTTAGAAGAATCAGCTTTATCTCGTTTCTTCCGCCGTCATTGGGTAATTGGTAAAAGTCACGGTATTTAA